From Ferviditalea candida, the proteins below share one genomic window:
- a CDS encoding ABC transporter substrate-binding protein produces MKKLLKTGLSLVVVCSLAVSLAACGGNKEAASTVDASKLSLQDVESKAKQEGQVVSVGMPDSWANWKDTWADMKTKYNLNHTDTDMSSAEEIAKFEAEKDKPTADIGDVGIAFAPVAVAKGVTQPFKPSHWDEIPDWAKDKDGNWMVGYQGTIAFLTNKNLVKNPPKSWDDLLKGDYKIAVGDVTKAAQAQMAVLAAAMAFGGNEGNIQPGIDFFEKLAKAGRISSVELSVANIEKGEIPVALVWDFNALGYRQQINKDQFEVTIPSEGSVVSGYATIINKYAPHPHAAMLTREYILSDAGQINLAKGFARPIRDSVKLPDDVAKNMVPLEQYKNAKPVTDYTKWDATSKQLPQLWQEKVLVHIN; encoded by the coding sequence ATGAAAAAACTTTTGAAGACAGGCTTGAGCTTGGTCGTGGTCTGTTCGTTGGCGGTCAGCCTGGCGGCTTGCGGAGGGAACAAGGAAGCCGCCTCCACAGTTGATGCAAGCAAGCTGTCTCTGCAGGATGTGGAGAGCAAGGCGAAGCAGGAAGGTCAGGTTGTCAGCGTAGGGATGCCGGATTCATGGGCAAACTGGAAGGATACCTGGGCGGATATGAAAACGAAATACAATTTGAACCACACCGATACGGATATGTCGAGCGCGGAGGAAATCGCCAAGTTCGAAGCGGAAAAAGACAAGCCTACCGCCGATATCGGCGACGTAGGGATTGCCTTTGCGCCCGTGGCGGTCGCCAAAGGCGTAACGCAGCCGTTCAAGCCTTCCCACTGGGACGAAATTCCCGATTGGGCCAAGGACAAGGATGGAAACTGGATGGTCGGCTATCAAGGAACGATTGCCTTCTTGACGAACAAAAATTTGGTTAAAAATCCTCCTAAAAGCTGGGATGACTTGCTGAAGGGCGATTATAAAATCGCGGTGGGAGATGTGACCAAAGCGGCACAGGCGCAAATGGCCGTGCTTGCGGCAGCGATGGCTTTCGGCGGCAATGAAGGCAACATTCAGCCGGGGATCGATTTTTTTGAAAAGCTGGCCAAAGCCGGACGGATCTCTTCCGTGGAGCTTTCGGTAGCCAATATCGAAAAAGGCGAAATTCCGGTTGCCCTGGTTTGGGACTTCAACGCGCTGGGCTACCGCCAGCAGATCAACAAGGATCAATTTGAAGTGACGATTCCTTCCGAAGGAAGCGTTGTGAGCGGATATGCAACCATCATCAACAAATACGCTCCGCATCCTCATGCAGCGATGCTTACGCGTGAATATATCCTCAGCGATGCCGGTCAGATCAATCTGGCCAAAGGCTTTGCCCGCCCGATCCGCGACAGCGTGAAGCTGCCCGACGATGTGGCGAAAAACATGGTGCCTCTGGAGCAATACAAAAATGCAAAACCTGTGACGGATTATACGAAATGGGATGCAACCTCCAAGCAGCTGCCGCAGCTGTGGCAGGAAAAAGTGCTGGTTCACATCAACTGA